One genomic segment of Odocoileus virginianus isolate 20LAN1187 ecotype Illinois chromosome 33, Ovbor_1.2, whole genome shotgun sequence includes these proteins:
- the CYP2W1 gene encoding cytochrome P450 2W1, protein MALLLLALLALLTLWGLLCARTPASRWPPGPRPLPLIGNLHLLRAAQQDQALMQLAKQYGPVFTVHLGHQKTVVLTGYEAVKKALVGAGQELAGRPPIAIFQLINGGGGVFFSSGPRWRAARQLTVRTLHGLGVGRAPVANKVLQELRCIMAQLDSYGGQPFPLALLRWAPSNITFALLFGQRFDYRDPVFVSLLGLVDEVMVLLGKPSVQLFNLYPRLGALLQLHRPVLRKIEEVRAILRALLEARRRRTPPRGPERSYLDALIQQGQGKDPEGLFTEANVVACVLDMVMAGTETTAATLQWAALLMGKHQRVQSLIHEELDRVLGPARLPRPEDVHALPYTNAVLHEVQRFITLLPHAPRCTVADTQLGPYLLPKGTPVLALLNSVLLDETQWETPRQFNPGHFLDVDGRFVKRPAFLPFSAGRRVCVGESLARSELFLLFAGLLQRYRLLPPPGLSAAALDTTPAPAFTARPSAQVLCAVPRLQGR, encoded by the exons ATGGCCCTGCTGCTCCTGGCACTGCTGGCACTGCTGACGCTCTGGGGGCTGCTCTGCGCCCGCACCCCAGCCTCCCGATGGCCCCCGGGGCCGCGCCCCCTGCCCCTCATCGGGAACCTGCACTTGCTGCGGGCGGCACAGCAGGACCAGGCGCTGATGCAG CTCGCCAAACAGTACGGGCCAGTGTTCACTGTGCACCTTGGGCACCAGAAGACGGTGGTGCTGACCGGCTACGAGGCGGTGAAGAAGGCCCTGGTGGGCGCCGGGCAGGAGCTGGCTGGCCGGCCCCCAATTGCCATCTTCCAGCTCATCAACGGGGGCGGGG GCGTCTTCTTCTCCTCAGGTCCACGCTGGCGGGCCGCCCGCCAGCTCACCGTGCGCACCCTCCATGGCCTGGGCGTGGGGAGGGCGCCCGTGGCCAACAAGGTCTTGCAGGAGCTGAGGTGCATCATGGCGCAGCTGGACAGCTACGGAG gCCAGCCCTTCCCGCTGGCCCTACTCCGCTGGGCTCCCTCCAACATCACCTTCGCGCTCCTCTTCGGCCAGCGGTTCGACTACCGGGATCCTGTGTTCGTGTCCCTGCTGGGCCTCGTTGACGAGGTCATGGTCCTCCTGGGGAAGCCAAGTGTGCAG CTCTTCAACCTCTACCCGCGGCTCGGGGCCCTTCTCCAGCTGCACCGGCCGGTTCTGCGCAAGATCGAGGAGGTGCGGGCCATCCTGAGGGCCCTCCTGGAGGCGCGGAGGCGCCGCACACCCCCGCGAGGGCCCGAGCGGAGCTACCTGGACGCCCTGATCCAGCAGGGTCAG GGGAAAGACCCCGAGGGCCTGTTTACTGAGGCCAACGTGGTGGCCTGTGTCCTGGACATGGTCATGGCCGGGACGGAGACCACCGCCGCCACGCTGCAGTGGGCCGCCCTTCTGATGGGCAAGCACCAGCGCGTGCAGA GCCTTATACACGAGGAGCTGGACCGCGTGCTGGGGCCAGCCCGGCTCCCGCGGCCCGAGGACGTGCACGCCCTACCTTACACCAACGCCGTGCTCCACGAAGTGCAGCGCTTCATCACGCTGCTGCCCCACGCGCCGCGGTGCACGGTCGCTGACACCCAGCTGGGCCCCTACCTGCTCCCCAAG GGCACACCCGTGCTGGCCCTGCTGAACTCCGTGCTCCTGGACGAGACGCAGTGGGAGACGCCCCGCCAGTTCAACCCCGGCCACTTCCTGGACGTCGACGGGCGCTTCGTCAAGCGGCCGGCCTTCCTGCCTTTCTCCGCAG GCCGCCGCGTCTGCGTGGGGGAGAGCCTGGCCAGGTCGGAGCTATTCCTGCTGTTTGCGGGCCTCCTGCAGAGGTACCGCCTGCTGCCCCCGCCGGGCCTCAGCGCCGCGGCCCTGGACACCACACCCGCCCCTGCCTTCACCGCGCGGCCGTCTGCCCAGGTGCTGTGCGCAGTGCCCAGGCTGCAGGGGCGCTGA
- the COX19 gene encoding cytochrome c oxidase assembly protein COX19, whose translation MSTAMNFGSKSFQPRPPDKGSFPLDHFGECKSFKEKFMKCLRDNNFENTLCRNESKEYLECRMERQLMAQEPLEKLGFGDLIDGKSDKN comes from the exons ATGTCGACGGCTATGAACTTCGGATCCAAGAGCTTCCAGCCGCGTCCCCCGGACAAGGGTAGCTTCCCTCTCGATCACTTCG gTGAATGTAAAAGCTTTAAAGAGAAGTTCATGAAGTGTCTCCGGgacaataattttgaaaatactttgtgcagaaatgaatcaaaagaatatcTAGAGTGCAGGATGGAGAGGCAA CTGATGGCACAGGAACCCCTGGAAAAGCTGGGCTTTGGAGATCTGATTGATGGAAAATCAGACAAAAACTGA